Genomic window (Nicotiana sylvestris chromosome 7, ASM39365v2, whole genome shotgun sequence):
GAAGGACTTGCTCAAACTCTCGAAATGCGAAAAACAACAACGAAACCAAGAATCATACCttaaaaccaaattgaatcaaactttgaacttcaagtttccaaATCGCTCCGAATGCGCcaaatcatacttagactactcggaataacaccaaattttgcgtgcaagtcttagatgacattacggaactattcctgatctcggaattccatttggacctcgatatcaccaaaatcctctccaacccaaatttaaagaacttcaaaattcttcaagaaccaactttcaatattaggcgccaaaacgctcccatgtcatccaaaacctgatctgaacatatgcccaagtctgaaatcatcatacgaacctattggaaccgtcaaatcccgattccgaggtcgtttactcaaaatgttgaccgaagtcaaacttggccttttaaaccaaccttaaggaactaagtgttccgattGCAACCCGAACttttccaaatcatgaactaaccatccccgcaagtcataaatcagtaaaagcaagtacaggaagtcttatttaggggaacggggttctagaaagaaaaacgaccggtcgggtcgttacattctccacctcttaaacaaacgttcgtcctcgaacgagttaagattcatacctgaagtgctgaataagtgtggatatatgctccgcatggactcccaggttgcctcctcgactggttggcccctccactaaaGCTTTACCATGAAAATCCTCTTAGATCTCAACTGGCGTTCCTGTCTACCTACAATgacaactggctcctcctcataaccaaAGCTCTCATCTAGCGGAAttgtactgaagtctaacacatgtgacAAGTCAGCGTGATACCTCCAAAGCATAGACATGTGAAAAATCGGATGAACCCCTGataggctgggaggtaaagcaagctcataagcaacctccctaacccgcctcaacacctcaaatgggcctataaaccttgggctcaacttgtcCTTCTTTACGAATCTCGTAATtcccttcattggcgagactttcaagagaaccttatTGCCTACCATAAATGACACATCACGCGcattctgatccgcgtaactcttctatctggactgtgctgtgcgaagtcgttcctgaatcaactttactttttcCAAGACATCCTTTACCAAATTAGTACCATATAAcgtagcctcgccgggctcaaaccacccgatgggAGAACAACATCGTCgatcatataaagcctcaaaggGAGCCATCTTgatgttggactgataactgttgttgtaagcaaactcgaccaaaggcaagaactgatcccactatcccctaaagtcaatcacacatgctctgaacATCTCCACCAATATCTGAACTGTCCACTCTGATTGCCcgtcggtctgtggatgaaaCACAGTGCTGAGCTCTACacaggtccccaactcactctgtatgTATCTTCAGAAATGCGAAGTGAACTAAGGGACTCTATCTGATATTATGAAAATAGGCACACCGTGCAATTGAaatatctcccgaatataaatctgggccaacctctctgaagtataagtagttgcaactggaataaagtgtgccgacttggtcaacctatcgataatgacccaaactgcatcaaacttccgcaaggtctgCAACAACCCAACTaagaagtccatagtaatgcgctcccatttACGCTCAGGTGTagtcatctgctgaagtaggccacctggcctctggtgctcatacttgacctACTGGAAATTTAGGCACCTAGCTACATACTCAAATATGTCTTTCTTCGTTCACTGCCACCAACAATGTTGTCTCAGGtcgcgatacatcttcgtagcacctggatgaatggaatatcgaggactatgtgcctcctctagaatcctctccctcaagccatcgacattaggaacacatagacgaccctggattcgtaaaacaccatcctcgcccatagaaacctccttggaacCACCCTATAATACTGTCTCGCTGAGGACTGCCAAGTGCGGATCATTAAATTGTCAAGCCTTGATCTTCTCTAATAGcgaagactgagcaacaacacatACGAGAAcccggctgggctctgaaatatccaacctgacaagtctgttagccaaggactgaatgtccaaggctagtggcctctcctctgctgaaatgaatgccaaactacccatactctctgcctttctgcTCAAGGTATCCACAACTACATTCGCCTTGCCCGGATGGTAaagaatagtgatgtcatagtccttcaataaCTGGAGCCAtctgcgctgcctcaaattgagatccctttaCTTTAACAAATGTTGTAAGTTGCGATAATCggtgtaaacctcacatgacaccccataaagataatgcctccagatcttaagagcatgaacaatcgcgactaactctagatcgtgcatagGGTAATTATTCTCATGGATCTTTAGttgacgcgaagcatatgcaataaatcatacctcctgcatcaatacataacccaagccaatgcgtgaagcatcacaatacaccgtatacatccccgatccggaaggcaacactagaaccagtgctgtagtcaaagttgtcttgagcttttgaaagctcacctcacaatcaTCATACCAacagaacggagcacccttttgggtcattcTAGTCAGAGGTGCTACAATGGATGAAAAACGCTGCACAAAATggtgataataacctgctaaccctaggaaacttCTGATCTCAATCACCGAAATGGGACGAGGCCAATCctaaactacctcaatcttcttgggatctaccttaataccctctcctgatacaacatgcccaagaatgccacagactctagccaaaactcacatttggagaacttagcatataacttctatTCTCACAATGTCTGAAGtaccactctcaaatgttgctcgtgctcccccagggtacgtgagtaaatcaagatgtcatcaatgaagacaataacaaaggaatcaatataaggcatGAACTCCATAAACAccgttggggcattagtcaagccgaaggacattAATAGAAagtcataatggccatatctattACGAAaggcagtcttcggaacatctgagtcccgaatcttcaactaatggtaccCCGATCACAAGTCGATCTTaaagaacaccctagcaccctgcaactagccaaacaaatcatcaatacgcagcaacgggtacttgttcttgatggtaactttgttcaactggcagtaatcaatgcacattcatctttcttcttcacaaataacactggtgcaccccaaagtGATACACTCGGTCTGACAAACCCTTtttctaacaactcctcaagctgctccttcaacttcttcaactctttcggagccatacgatacggtggatagatataggctaggtacctggagccaaattaatacagaaatcaatatcacgatttggtggcatgcctggaagattaAAAGGAAATACATCGATAAACTCTCGGACTACTGGCACTGAATCAATCATCGAAGTCTCTGCGGTggtatcccgaacataagctagataagccaaataacccttctcgaccatatgtcgagcctttagGAAAGAGATGACCTAACTAGTTGTACTAACTGAGAAACCCTTACACTCCAATTTCGGAAACTCTAGCATCGCTAAAGTAAcattcttggcatgacaatcaagtatggtgtgatatggggataaccagtccatgcccaggatgacctcaaagtcggtcatatcaagtAACAGAAGGTCCGCTCTAGTCTTgtaaccacagaatgtgaccacacatgaccggtagaTCCGGTCCGAACCACAGAATCGCCCACAagagtggacacataaataggagtacccaaggactcacaaGGAATAtgcaggaaatgagcaaacagagatgatacatatgaataggtagatcctagatcaaataatactgaagcatccctaccacAAATAGATATAATACATATGATCATGGCATCTGATGCCActgcatctggtctggctggaaatgcatagaatctagctggagcaccagctagctggcctccacctgactgaacAATAACTGGTTGACCTCcccctgcctggcctccacctctaggacgacccctacTAGCCTGTCCCCACCTATAGGTGGTCGGACGGCTGGTTCTGCAATCATGGGTTGATGACCTTGCTGTACTACCTTGCCCTGAAGTCTAGGACAGGTTCTCTTCATGTGACCcggatctccacactcgtaaAAACCTCTCGGTACCATAGACTACTACCCCAAAGTCTAaccctgatggcctgaatacccCCTAGAAAAACCCTAAATAGCTGGCGGGCGATATGAACCTCTGGCATGGCACTGAAAAAGGGTCGCACTGGAGAACCTCGAGAAGGTGGTGGTGGTGCTGGATATGTGGGcctgctaggctgacccctcTTAAACTAACCTCTGCCCCTAGCCAGGGCATCTCTGAACTCTCCAAAGAAACGGGTCCTCTTGTCCTGATGCATCTGCTCCCTACCCCTCTAGCAGTAGCCCTtaatcctccgagcaatctctAGCACTAGCTAATAATCAGTACCCATATCAACCTCTCGGGCCATACTAGACCGAATACTCAACCCCGCAACAAATCTCCGCACTCTCCCTACGTCCGTAGGAaatatcataagtgcatggcgagacaactcaaaAAATCttgcctcataatcggtcacagaCATTTGACCCTGCTCGAGCTGCTCAAAATGATACCGTAACGTTTCCCTCTAttagggtggaatatacctatccaagaaaagcCGTataaactggtcccaagtcacaAGAGGAGAACTCACTGGCCTGCCTGGAAGATAAGACAGTCACCATCTGCGGGCCCTGCCCTCCAACTAGAAAGTAGTGTAATCTACCCCATGCGACactaatatcctcatgttgtgcagtctatcCCTGTACCTATCAATGAAGTCCTAGGGATCCTCATGCCACTCACCTCCGAAGATAagagggtgtagcctagtccatctatccaaaaGCTTCTCCGGCTCGCCGGTTGCAATTGGTCTAGGCTCAGGTACAACTGTTGCAACTGGCTGGGCTCCGCCCACAGGTAGTGTATCTGAAGTCTAATATACTACAACTGCATGCCCAGGAGCCTGAGAAGTAAGGGTCTGTGCTCCCCTTCCCGCCTGAGATATGGctgggtctgctggaaataaacacACCTaggtcatagaatccatgaaccgcagcatatGGTCCATGACCTCCTGGAAGCCCGATGCTGATATGAAATCTATCGGGGCTGGCTCTGCCGCGAGCAccttgataagtagggattttaaccgCTTTCTTGCTCCCTTTTGCTtgcgttttagctcaaaaatgcttaaagatattcccaagaactaatgaaatgtgctttTGTATAGGAATACTGGGAAACCAGCcaaaaaaagtcaaaatcaactcataaaggagtcaaaagtgaACAAGAACCAAAAAAAGGCAAAAAGGGCAATAGTGCGGCCGCGAAAAGAGATTCAGAGAGGGCCTTTGGGCTAGCTGGAGGAATGCGGACCGCATCGAAATTGTGCGGCCACAGGATGTCAATTGCGACTGCACTCATTATTATGCATTCCGCAGAGGTGAAGAATCAGAGAGTTGTGTTCAAGTCCAAAATCAAGGAGTGTGGACCGCATCAGTTTAGTGCAGTCGCACAATCataagtgcggccgcactcattttTATGTGGACAACAGAAGCCCCAAAATGCCAAGCCCAAGTTCCAgaaaatgcggaccgcactataattgtgcggctgcagaagctcattgtgcggaccgcaccagaATTATGCGTCCGCACAACCTTCGTAGGAgcatttttgtcagatatttttagcttagtataaataggactttttgtcatttttaggttaagttttagTTTTGAGAGAGCACCTGAGCCGTTTTCTTTGCTGTTTTGAGTAATGTTGTACCAGATTAACTTCTAAACCttatattttctttccttaatcaattattatgcattctatcttaatttcttcttgtatttcttcATTTTTAATGAGTAGCTAaaatttctagctagggttgtggctcaactctagtgtgggtacttaataTGTGTTTGATTTAGGGCTTATTTGTGATTGgattagtgatatttagccttttTCATTCTTGTATTCAAGAAGTAATGGTTGCAAAaattgattcatgcctttttgacttaatctctacttgagaaagagagattaagtctaggaaaacttggctaacaagaaattagggtgaactcaagaaatcgataaccccaattaaagggtgaaatgtagagatagtaagacccgacttgagcatatatcacttgatttgtgcaatacctatttggacttgagaaagctaaattagaaaaactcactcaaactaccaagaggtatagagtcGGTAATTgtgtgtgattgctatattacaacCTCGATAAATCGAACTTGACCTAGAGTTTACAACCGgttaggtaaccacctaggtggaagtcacaaTTCTAGatcctttatcatttgaaaaacaaccaaaaccaaaaaCATTGCTTTTAGTTTATTATTTGCAATCAATAGCTGAAAATAGAAAtagaaacaacaaacaagaatgtGGAAGTGCAATTTGAGGCACATTATACAATTGCACTAGGTTTATACCTAATCCCATTTCTAACTCCCTgaggattcgaccccgactcgcGTTGGATTTTATTATTGCTTCTACTGCCTCACTACCTATacttgtggtgtgagtttgggcgatATCAATTTTTGGCGATGTTGCCGGGGAGTTAAAtagatttagctatatatctaaaaatattatgtgatttgtcttcttttcctttcaagttactaattttgtttttgaattgcTTTTATGTACGaaaatggctctcaacaacgagCCCATTGGGAATTTTCCATTGGGGAAAGATGTAGATGATGAACAAGTtgatgaggttcctcttgaacctcaaggaAATAGACGAGGACACCCACCTCAAGATAATGTTCCCTCTCCtcccccacctccaccaagagcggCAGCCTACCAACAATTACCGAACGAGGGTTTTGCAAGTGCTATAGTTCCGCCCTGCATTAGGGTGGGCAACTTTCAAATCACCAACGTGATGCTTACACTACTTGAGCAACGGAGTTTCTTCACCGCGGCTCCGAGTTAGAATGCTTACAAGCATCTTAAAGGTTTCATCGATatttgttgggggagcaagcaaacaaatttCTCCGAGGATGCATTGCGGTTGAGGCTATTTCCCTTTTATCTATGGGGAAAGGCATTAGACTGGTTAGAGAGATTGCCCAACCATACCATTCGTACATGGAATGAGTTGGAGGAAAAATTCATTGCAAAATTTTTTTCTCCGGGACATATGGCAGTTCTATGGTATGAGATTCTTGCATTCAAGCAAGAACCTAATGAGccattgcatgagatttgggaaagatatcgtaccatggttaaagagtgcccgaacaatgatatgactaaGGCCTTGATCCAATAAACCTTCTACAGGGGGATCAACATAACAAATCAATGTGTGGTTAACCAACTCGCCGAGGGGAACTTCATGAACACTCCTTACGCCGAAACTTGTGAAATTCTTGATGCGATGGTGGATACCTCCTCGgtttggcaaagtagagccaatgttcctcaaggtgacccaaatgtcattcacctacacaaaaaactacatgatcatgggcaatcTATTGTCGAGTTGACAACTGCCATGAACCAATTAGCCAAAGCTCAGAttcaacaagttcaagggccGAGACAAGTGAATGCGATGGAAGGTGTGAATATGATGGTAAACAAGAGACGTCAACAAGGTCAACAAATGCAAAACCGTCCGGAGCAATTCATACAAGATGATAGTGGTTATGATCAAGGTAATCCATTCAATGctaaagaagaagaagttcaatatgttaacaattatcaaggtcaaagaaacaatgctcaaggacaaaatcaacaacaatggaggtCACAAGGAaaccaaggtaattggaacaaccaaaagcatcaaggcaattggggtggTGGCAATCctaatcaaggcaattggaacaaccaaggaaatcaaggcaattggaataATCAAAGCAATTAGGGTGGCAACAACCAAAGCAATTGGGGAGGAAATAACCAAAGAGGATGGAACGACAACAACAACTGGGGGTTGGGTTTTCAAAGGCCCTCGATGTTCCAACAACCAAGAAATCCACCTCCCTATCCTTCTCAAGGCCCGATCTCTTCATCTAATgagatgggtagaattgaaaacaTGTTTAAACAGATGATAGAGAAGAATGCCGACTCCGATGCTTAATTAGCCTCGCACAACACTTCTAGtcggaatttggaggttcaattaggatAAATCTCACAAGATTTGAACACTCGTCCTAAGGGGACATTACCTAGTGATATGGtggtaaacccgaagggtgggaataatacggGACATGCTATGGTTGTGACTACTAGAAGTGAAAAAGGTGGAGATGCAaccacctcaaatcaaagaagaattatggatgatgatgttgtggttcaCGAAGATAAAACTCCAGGCAATGTGGTTCAAACTAATaaagaagtgagaattgatattgatgAGAGTGTGAAGAGATGCAAGAAGAAGTGAACCCATCAAGTGAACACATGATTGACATGCCGGAACCGGTAGTGCAAAAGGTCAAGGCACCAATGCCAAGGACTcctcctccataccctcaaaggcttgaaaAGCAAAACAGTGAGAACCaatttaaaaagtttattgatatgatgaagagtttgtctaTTAATGTGCCGTTGGTTGAAGCCTTGGAATAAATGCGGGGATATGCcaagttcatgaaggacttggtaacaaagaaaaGATCGATGAATTATGAGACCAtcaagatgactcatcaagtgagtgctattgtgcactcaatggctcctaAGTTGGAAGATCCGGGCACTTTAACAATCCCTTGCACTGTTTGGAGCGCCAATTTTTCCAATGCATTATGTGATCTCGGGGCAAGTATCAAATTGATACCCTAttcggtgttcaaaactttggaaattgggcaaccaagacccacatccatgaggttgcaaatggcggatcgaacaatgaagaggcctttgtgtattattgatgatgtattGGTTCGAGTTGACAAGTTCATCCTCCTAGTAGATTTTGTGATCCTTGATTGTGAAGTATACTATGAGATGCCTATAATCATGgatagacctttccttgctacggggaagacTCTTGTTGATGTGGAAGCCGGTGAGTTCACTTTTCGGGTGTAGGACAAAAAGGTGGTCTTCTATGGGTGCAAATCAATAAGGCAACCAAATAGTAATGAAGTTTGCTCGTTCGTGGATTTGGTGACTGACATGAttgttgatgatactagtgccacAATGAATGTTGAGGACAATTTGGAAGTCGTCTTGCTCAATCTTGAGGATGATGAGGAGAATGGAAGCtatgtggagtgtgtgaatgcattaCAAGGCAtggggtcgtacacttatgagccccaaaagctatctttggatcttgaaaatcggaagACTCCTCCAACAAAGACCTCAATCGAGGAGCCTTCTACTTTGGAGTTAAATCCACTGCCTCcgcatctcaggtatgaattcctgGGCCCTTCTTCTACTCTACCAGTTATCATTTCCTCTTCTTTGACAAACATGCAAGTAGATTCCACATTGGAGGTGCTACAAAGGAGGAAAagagcaattggatggactttggcgGATATCCGGGGGATAAGCCccaccttttgcatgcacaataTTATTTTGGAGGAGGGTTCCAAACCCTCcattgaacatcaaagaaggataaatgaagcaatgcaagaggtggtgaagaaggagattatcaagtggttggTTGCCGAGGTTGTGtgccccatctctgatagctcgtggacctcgccggtgcaatgtgtcccaaagaaagggggcatgatTGTGGTAACAAATGACAAGAATGAATTGATCCTCGTAATAACTGTCACTGGGTGGAGAGTATGCATGGACTAttggaagctcaacaaagtcactcaGAAAGATCATATCCCGCTTCCatttcttgaccaaatgcttgataggttggccagacgtgctttttattgctttcttgatggataCTCTGGCTACAATAAAATTCTTATTGCTCccgaggaccaagagaagaccactttcACATGTGCTTATggtacttgtcacacctcctttttccgcacccgcggggcgcgtagggagttttctccaattaaaggacagtcgaaacgggatttatttatttatttcagagtcgccacgtgggaattttaaggcgtcccaagtcaccagttttaatccctgaatcgaggagaatatgactttgtttgttattctgcgaaccagaaatcctgagtaaggaattctgttaatccggaagaaggtgttaggcatttccgaatttcgtggttctagcacggtcgcttaactgttttttattcttggcttatcttgattttatatttttattgcaggattttgttactgcttctgtttattgtttaccataaacgaattacgcgtacgtatattcgttttctacatttttatagatataaaGAATCGTGTCGcacatacgtgtacacaatagaattgaccatattatagtttttattaaaaaatcatatgttcaaaatttaaaataaaattaagaacatcgtcaccTTTGTATTtaaacaatgaactgcacatttcgggttatatgaaattattttaacatcctcggagaaatcccttttattaaaatgttcactcgaagttgcgcgaacgcataattcgaattgcttttagaaatataatcaggttacgcg
Coding sequences:
- the LOC138872800 gene encoding uncharacterized protein, whose translation is MRGYAKFMKDLVTKKRSMNYETIKMTHQVSAIVHSMAPKLEDPGTLTIPCTVWSANFSNALCDLGASIKLIPYSVFKTLEIGQPRPTSMRLQMADRTMKRPLCIIDDVLVRVDKFILLVDFVILDCEVYYEMPIIMDRPFLATGKTLVDVEAGEFTFRV